The following proteins are co-located in the Dyadobacter chenwenxiniae genome:
- a CDS encoding efflux RND transporter permease subunit: protein MIADIFIKRPVTAIVTSVVLVLVGLIALTTLPVAQYPDVTPPTVTVSGNFTGADAQTVEQTTTTPIETQINGTPGMTYMSSNSTSSGQSSINVVFDVGTNVDIAALDVQNRVSVAEPTLPDAVKRLGLTVRKRQPSIMIVLALYSPNGTHDAQFIGNYANIYLKDALQRVKGVGDIISRADDFGMRIWLNPEKLANLRMTPSDISAALAEQNLQVAAGTIGGNPQPNAQTFEYNVLTNSRLNTKAQFEDIIVRSSPQDGSVVYLRDVARVELGKFDYGSNAFVAGKPAAFVLIYQAPGANALATYDGVMKKLTEMKKTFPKDIDYVIPNETATVVKVSIEEVLKTFAEAMILVVIVVFLFLQNWRATLIPILAIPVSLIGTLIFFIPFGFTINTLTLFAFVLAIGIVVDDAIVVVEAVQHYIDEKKMSPKDATVQAMKDISGPVIAIALILAAVFVPVSFVPGIVGRLYQQFAITIAVSVLLSAFVALSLTPALCSIMLKPSKGENDNKNWLERFFDRFNRWFDKVSRGYTRGVAKWIKATPLVLVMMVCLFVGLFFLFKNKPSGFIPVEDEGRLFVTYEMQEATSTTRNIAMLKEIMKRVSAIPEVRVAGGLAGLNVLSFSNKSNVGTLFLSLQPWANRKGAEHHVQAVIKQIQSRTADIKEARVLAIAPPAIPGLGATSGFTFQLQQSTSTDNIQQFEAVMRNFLGEVNKRPEIAMAFTFFNARTPSYQIDVDREKTKKLGVQVNDVFSSLSTLLGSSYVNDFNLYGRNFRVMVQADSSFRSSLDKIQQFYVRNREGNMIPLGSLVTTKVVENPALISHYNIYRSVEINGTPKPGYSSGQAINALREVAQKLPAGYSYEFSGMSSEEIKAGDSTTLIFSISIVFVFLFLAALYESWSIPFSVLFAVPIGAFGSILTLTFLPSLSNNIYAQIGLITLIGLAAKNAILIVEFAKERVDSGMELVAATLEAVQLRLRPIIMTSLAFILGVLPLAFANGAAAESRKTIGWTVFGGMLAATSLAIFVVPVLFVAIEKIAMGKKKHENNKPDTPAAEIA, encoded by the coding sequence ATGATTGCAGATATTTTTATTAAAAGACCTGTTACAGCGATAGTTACTTCCGTTGTACTGGTCCTGGTAGGTCTGATTGCCTTGACGACATTGCCTGTTGCGCAGTATCCGGATGTAACCCCTCCTACCGTTACGGTGAGTGGCAACTTTACTGGCGCCGACGCTCAGACTGTCGAGCAGACCACGACCACGCCAATTGAAACGCAAATTAATGGTACGCCGGGCATGACCTACATGTCCAGTAACTCGACCAGCAGCGGGCAAAGCAGCATTAACGTTGTTTTTGATGTGGGTACGAATGTGGATATCGCTGCCCTGGACGTTCAAAACAGGGTGAGCGTTGCAGAACCTACCCTGCCGGATGCGGTAAAACGTCTTGGCCTTACGGTTAGAAAACGCCAGCCGAGTATCATGATCGTCCTGGCACTCTACTCGCCAAACGGCACGCATGATGCGCAGTTCATCGGTAACTATGCCAACATTTATTTAAAGGACGCCTTGCAGCGTGTAAAAGGAGTTGGGGATATCATTTCCAGGGCTGATGACTTTGGTATGCGGATCTGGCTAAACCCGGAAAAACTAGCTAACCTGCGCATGACGCCTTCCGACATTTCAGCAGCGCTCGCCGAGCAAAACCTGCAAGTCGCTGCCGGAACCATCGGTGGCAACCCGCAGCCTAATGCCCAGACCTTTGAATATAACGTACTGACCAACAGCCGCCTGAATACCAAGGCGCAGTTTGAAGACATCATTGTCAGAAGCTCGCCGCAGGATGGAAGTGTGGTGTATCTGCGCGATGTGGCTCGGGTTGAGCTGGGAAAATTCGATTATGGCTCAAACGCTTTTGTTGCCGGAAAACCCGCTGCGTTCGTTCTGATCTATCAGGCGCCTGGTGCCAATGCGCTAGCCACCTACGATGGTGTGATGAAAAAGCTTACGGAAATGAAAAAAACATTTCCAAAGGACATCGACTACGTGATTCCTAATGAAACAGCGACTGTGGTTAAAGTTTCTATCGAGGAAGTTTTGAAGACATTTGCCGAAGCCATGATCCTGGTTGTGATCGTTGTGTTCCTATTTCTTCAAAACTGGCGCGCAACGCTGATCCCGATCCTTGCTATCCCCGTTTCGCTGATTGGTACACTGATATTTTTTATTCCCTTCGGTTTTACGATCAATACGCTGACGCTATTTGCATTTGTACTGGCCATTGGTATAGTCGTCGATGATGCTATTGTGGTTGTCGAGGCCGTGCAGCATTATATTGATGAGAAGAAAATGTCGCCTAAGGACGCAACCGTTCAGGCTATGAAGGATATCTCAGGCCCTGTCATTGCGATTGCCCTGATCTTAGCAGCGGTTTTTGTTCCGGTGAGTTTTGTGCCCGGTATCGTGGGCAGGCTTTATCAGCAGTTTGCCATTACCATTGCCGTGTCCGTTTTGCTTTCCGCATTCGTTGCACTCTCGCTTACACCAGCGCTTTGCTCGATTATGCTTAAACCTTCCAAAGGCGAAAATGATAACAAGAACTGGCTGGAAAGATTCTTCGACCGCTTTAACCGCTGGTTTGACAAGGTTTCGCGGGGTTATACGCGTGGTGTTGCCAAATGGATCAAAGCCACGCCCCTTGTGCTTGTGATGATGGTTTGTCTGTTTGTTGGTCTGTTTTTCCTTTTCAAAAACAAACCTTCGGGCTTTATTCCCGTTGAAGATGAAGGGCGTCTTTTTGTAACCTATGAAATGCAGGAAGCAACTTCAACGACGCGTAACATTGCTATGCTCAAAGAGATTATGAAACGTGTTTCTGCTATTCCTGAGGTCCGTGTGGCCGGGGGTTTGGCTGGACTCAATGTTTTGAGCTTTTCTAACAAGTCCAATGTGGGTACATTGTTTTTGAGCTTGCAACCCTGGGCTAACCGCAAAGGCGCCGAGCATCATGTGCAGGCTGTAATTAAGCAGATTCAAAGCCGCACTGCTGACATCAAGGAAGCACGCGTTTTAGCCATTGCGCCGCCCGCAATTCCGGGCTTGGGTGCAACGTCAGGTTTCACTTTCCAACTCCAACAATCTACCAGTACGGACAACATTCAGCAGTTCGAGGCTGTGATGCGCAACTTCCTTGGCGAGGTCAACAAGCGTCCTGAGATTGCCATGGCCTTTACATTCTTTAATGCAAGAACGCCAAGTTATCAGATTGACGTGGACCGTGAGAAAACCAAGAAACTGGGTGTCCAGGTCAATGATGTTTTCAGTTCGCTTTCCACATTGCTGGGAAGCAGCTATGTCAATGACTTCAACCTTTACGGGCGTAACTTCCGCGTAATGGTGCAGGCAGACAGTAGTTTCCGCTCGTCACTGGATAAGATTCAGCAGTTTTACGTCCGTAACCGCGAAGGAAATATGATCCCGCTGGGCTCACTCGTAACAACCAAAGTGGTGGAAAACCCCGCGCTGATTTCTCACTATAACATTTACAGATCAGTCGAGATCAACGGAACGCCTAAGCCGGGTTACAGCAGCGGGCAGGCCATTAATGCGCTGCGTGAAGTGGCCCAGAAGCTTCCGGCCGGTTACAGCTACGAGTTCTCGGGCATGAGTAGTGAAGAGATCAAGGCAGGTGACAGCACAACGCTGATCTTCTCCATTTCAATCGTATTCGTATTTCTTTTCCTGGCTGCATTGTATGAAAGCTGGTCGATTCCATTCTCTGTACTTTTTGCAGTTCCTATTGGCGCATTCGGTTCGATCTTAACATTGACGTTTCTTCCGAGCCTGTCCAACAATATTTACGCGCAGATCGGTTTGATCACCCTGATTGGGCTTGCGGCCAAAAACGCGATCTTGATCGTGGAGTTTGCCAAAGAGCGTGTCGATAGTGGCATGGAGCTCGTTGCCGCGACGCTGGAAGCCGTGCAGCTTCGCCTTCGCCCTATTATTATGACCTCGCTGGCCTTTATTTTAGGCGTGCTTCCGCTTGCCTTCGCTAATGGTGCTGCCGCCGAGTCGCGTAAGACGATTGGCTGGACGGTGTTTGGCGGGATGCTTGCGGCAACGTCACTGGCCATCTTTGTGGTTCCTGTTCTCTTTGTTGCCATTGAGAAAATTGCAATGGGCAAGAAAAAGCATGAAAACAATAAGCCCGATACGCCTGCTGCCGAAATAGCGTAG
- a CDS encoding TolC family protein — MKYWSKPQKTMRLALSSALLLLTSFCPIFSQAIQESSKEAPLLQQATLQAVVDYAIKNQPIVQQSLIDERITENQIRSRLADWYPQINFNYNLQHNFIVQTSIIAGNPVKLGVSNVSAAQFTLSQQIFNRDVLLANQTKRDVLLQASQNTSFNKTDIAVNVSKAFYDVLATTQQIDVAQEDIQRLERSLKDAENQYKSGIADKIDFKRATISLNNTKASKKSNEELLKAKLESLKSLMGYPSNQALEISYDTLQMEREIALDTMQNLDLNSRIEYQLLSTQKKLLEANLQYNKWSYLPNISLNGAYNLNFQNNQFTDLYSRNYPNSFGLLTLSLPLYQGGKRKANAKAAEWQIKRLDWDIKGLQMNVSAEYAQALAGYKGNLTNLLAQKENMDLAREVYDVIQLQYKSGIKTYLEVVTSETDLRLARISYYNALYQTLASKIDVQKALGQMNY, encoded by the coding sequence ATGAAGTATTGGTCTAAGCCACAAAAAACAATGCGTTTGGCGCTTAGCTCGGCACTGCTTTTACTCACTTCTTTTTGCCCTATATTTTCTCAGGCCATTCAGGAAAGTTCCAAAGAGGCGCCCTTATTACAGCAGGCAACTTTGCAGGCGGTTGTTGACTACGCCATTAAAAACCAGCCCATAGTTCAGCAATCGCTGATCGACGAGCGTATTACAGAAAACCAGATCCGCAGCAGGCTTGCTGACTGGTATCCGCAGATTAATTTTAACTACAATCTGCAACACAACTTCATTGTTCAAACCAGCATTATTGCCGGTAACCCTGTAAAGCTCGGGGTTAGCAACGTTTCTGCGGCCCAGTTCACATTGTCGCAGCAGATCTTTAACCGTGATGTGCTTTTGGCAAACCAAACAAAAAGGGACGTTCTTCTGCAGGCAAGTCAGAATACTTCCTTTAATAAGACCGACATTGCAGTAAATGTTTCCAAAGCATTTTATGATGTGCTGGCCACAACACAGCAGATCGATGTGGCCCAGGAGGACATTCAGCGGCTGGAAAGAAGCTTGAAGGATGCAGAAAATCAGTACAAATCCGGAATTGCCGATAAGATCGATTTCAAGCGGGCGACGATTTCGCTCAACAATACAAAAGCGAGCAAGAAAAGCAACGAAGAGCTTTTGAAAGCCAAACTCGAATCTCTTAAATCTTTGATGGGCTATCCTTCCAATCAAGCTCTGGAGATCAGCTATGACACCTTGCAGATGGAGCGGGAGATCGCTCTGGATACGATGCAAAACCTGGATTTGAATTCACGCATTGAATATCAGCTGCTGAGCACACAAAAGAAGCTTTTGGAGGCAAATCTTCAATATAACAAATGGAGCTACCTGCCCAACATTTCCCTGAACGGGGCTTACAACCTCAATTTCCAAAACAACCAGTTCACTGATCTTTACAGTAGGAACTACCCCAATTCATTTGGTCTTTTGACCCTTTCGCTTCCGCTATACCAGGGTGGCAAAAGAAAGGCGAACGCAAAAGCGGCGGAATGGCAAATCAAACGGCTGGATTGGGACATCAAAGGCCTTCAAATGAATGTAAGCGCCGAATACGCTCAGGCGCTGGCAGGTTATAAAGGGAATTTGACTAATCTTTTGGCCCAAAAAGAGAACATGGACCTGGCCCGCGAGGTCTACGACGTAATCCAGCTTCAATACAAGTCCGGAATTAAAACCTATCTGGAAGTGGTAACCTCAGAAACGGATCTTCGTTTGGCCCGCATTAGTTACTACAACGCGCTTTACCAGACTTTGGCTAGCAAGATTGATGTGCAGAAAGCCCTTGGGCAAATGAATTATTAG
- a CDS encoding efflux RND transporter periplasmic adaptor subunit produces MFSNKLPYFSAALFLSMLSSCGDKNKQQQQPTAPPAVPVSLIAVSTADAAYHDEYPGTVTALNEIELRPQVTGFITGIHFKDGSRVRKGQLLYSIDAQLYNANYDQAVANLNVQQANLARAQKDADRYHELEKNDAVAKQLVDNADAALEVAKRQAEAAKANIQAVQTSVNYTKVTAPFDGVIGISMVKVGAAVTAGQTVLNTVSTDNQLAVDFNVDQKEIYRFSTLMKNAKAADSTFTLKFGNDIYPATGKIALIDRAVDPQTGTIKTRLVFANKDNRLRSGMSGTVRVLNNSSAKSVVIPFKAVTEQLGEYFVYVEGDSSKVSQRRVVLGNSLGANVIVKEGLKEGEKIAVEGVQNLREGAVIKDGK; encoded by the coding sequence ATGTTCTCAAATAAATTACCATACTTTTCCGCAGCACTTTTTTTGAGCATGCTAAGCTCTTGCGGAGATAAAAACAAGCAGCAGCAGCAACCTACTGCGCCTCCGGCAGTTCCCGTTTCCCTTATAGCAGTGTCCACAGCTGATGCAGCTTACCATGACGAATATCCCGGAACGGTTACGGCACTGAATGAGATTGAGCTTCGCCCGCAAGTAACTGGCTTTATCACCGGCATCCATTTTAAGGACGGCTCCCGCGTGAGAAAAGGACAGCTTCTTTACTCCATCGATGCCCAGCTTTATAATGCTAATTATGACCAGGCAGTGGCTAATTTGAATGTTCAGCAGGCCAATCTTGCACGCGCTCAAAAGGATGCAGACCGCTACCATGAGCTGGAAAAAAATGACGCGGTGGCAAAGCAGCTGGTCGACAATGCGGATGCTGCCCTGGAAGTGGCCAAGCGGCAAGCCGAGGCTGCCAAAGCAAACATTCAGGCCGTTCAGACCAGCGTAAATTATACAAAGGTAACTGCCCCGTTCGATGGCGTGATTGGCATTTCAATGGTGAAAGTAGGTGCCGCGGTAACAGCGGGCCAGACTGTCTTGAACACAGTCTCTACCGATAACCAGCTGGCGGTCGATTTCAACGTAGATCAAAAAGAAATTTACCGGTTTTCGACTTTGATGAAAAATGCAAAGGCTGCTGACTCCACATTTACGTTGAAATTCGGAAATGATATTTATCCTGCCACAGGGAAAATTGCTTTGATAGACCGCGCCGTCGACCCACAGACCGGAACGATCAAAACCAGACTTGTCTTCGCAAACAAGGACAACAGGCTTCGCTCTGGCATGAGCGGAACGGTCCGTGTTCTCAATAATTCTTCGGCTAAATCCGTGGTGATCCCATTCAAAGCGGTTACCGAGCAGTTGGGTGAATATTTTGTCTACGTAGAAGGCGATAGCAGTAAAGTTAGCCAGCGGCGCGTTGTGCTGGGGAATTCTCTGGGCGCTAACGTGATTGTTAAAGAAGGACTTAAAGAGGGGGAAAAGATCGCAGTGGAAGGAGTTCAGAACCTGAGGGAAGGCGCAGTTATTAAAGACGGGAAGTAA